From a single Streptomyces sp. NBC_00377 genomic region:
- a CDS encoding RidA family protein — protein sequence MSDVRRVTTGAPWEDTFGYSRAVELPNGLVLVSGCTSVVDGEIAGGGPYEQTVNAFNVAFAALEQLGLGRDDVVRTRLYLTHARDVDDVGRAHKELFDSVRPAASMLIVSGLVDPSLVVEVEVEAYRGGSPA from the coding sequence GTGAGTGACGTACGACGTGTGACGACCGGCGCGCCCTGGGAGGACACCTTCGGGTACTCCCGCGCGGTGGAGCTGCCGAACGGCCTGGTGCTGGTCTCCGGGTGCACTTCGGTCGTGGACGGCGAGATCGCCGGCGGCGGCCCGTACGAGCAGACGGTCAACGCCTTCAACGTCGCGTTCGCGGCGCTGGAGCAGCTGGGCCTCGGGCGCGACGACGTCGTGCGCACCCGCCTGTACCTCACCCACGCACGGGACGTGGACGACGTCGGACGCGCCCACAAGGAGCTGTTCGACTCCGTCCGGCCCGCCGCGTCCATGCTCATCGTGTCCGGCCTCGTGGACCCCAGCCTCGTCGTCGAGGTCGAGGTGGAGGCCTACCGAGGAGGGTCCCCGGCATGA
- the hisF gene encoding imidazole glycerol phosphate synthase subunit HisF — MTLAVRVIPCLDVDNGRVVKGVNFQNLRDAGDPVEMAKVYDAEGADELTFLDITASSGNRETTYDVVRRTAEQVFIPLTVGGGVRTPEDVDKLLRAGADKVGVNTAAIARPELIKEIAERFGSQVLVLSVDARRTAAGTFEVTTHGGRKGTGIDAVEWAHRAAELGAGEILLNSMDADGTKDGYDLEMIAAVRKHVTVPVIASGGAGKLADFPPAVGAGADAVLAASVFHFGDLRIGQVKDALREAGHPVR; from the coding sequence ATGACCCTTGCCGTACGAGTCATCCCCTGCCTGGACGTGGACAACGGCCGGGTCGTCAAGGGAGTCAACTTCCAGAACCTGCGCGACGCGGGCGACCCCGTCGAGATGGCCAAGGTGTACGACGCCGAGGGCGCCGACGAGCTGACGTTCCTGGACATCACCGCCTCGTCGGGCAACCGCGAGACGACGTACGACGTGGTGCGCCGCACCGCCGAGCAGGTGTTCATCCCGCTGACCGTCGGCGGCGGGGTGCGCACCCCCGAGGACGTCGACAAGCTGCTGCGGGCCGGTGCGGACAAGGTGGGCGTCAACACGGCCGCCATCGCCCGCCCGGAGCTGATCAAGGAGATCGCCGAGCGGTTCGGCAGCCAGGTGCTGGTGTTGTCGGTGGACGCCCGGCGGACCGCCGCCGGGACCTTCGAGGTGACCACCCACGGAGGCCGCAAGGGCACCGGCATCGACGCGGTCGAGTGGGCGCACCGGGCGGCCGAGCTGGGCGCGGGCGAGATCCTGCTCAACTCGATGGACGCGGACGGCACCAAGGACGGCTACGACCTGGAGATGATCGCCGCCGTCCGCAAGCACGTGACGGTCCCGGTGATCGCCTCCGGCGGCGCCGGCAAGCTCGCCGACTTCCCGCCGGCCGTCGGTGCGGGCGCGGACGCGGTGCTCGCCGCGTCGGTGTTCCACTTCGGCGACCTGCGGATCGGCCAGGTCAAGGACGCGCTGCGGGAAGCGGGCCACCCGGTGAGGTGA
- a CDS encoding VOC family protein, with the protein MIKVSMTGVYVDDVAKAHAFYTEVLGFETRLHMELGGGTLLVTVGAPEGAQQDLQLLLEPGQGPIAEPYRTALREAGLPCIVFSVDDIEAEYERLRGLGVRFTQPPQDQGPVVAAVLDDTVGNLVQLAQPKE; encoded by the coding sequence ATGATCAAGGTCTCCATGACGGGCGTGTACGTCGACGACGTCGCGAAGGCCCACGCGTTCTACACGGAGGTCCTGGGCTTCGAGACGCGTCTGCACATGGAGCTCGGCGGGGGCACGCTGCTCGTCACGGTGGGCGCGCCGGAGGGGGCCCAGCAGGATCTCCAACTGCTGCTGGAACCCGGCCAGGGCCCCATCGCGGAGCCGTACCGGACGGCGCTGCGGGAGGCGGGGCTGCCGTGCATCGTCTTCTCCGTCGACGACATCGAGGCGGAGTACGAGCGGCTGCGCGGGCTGGGTGTGCGCTTCACGCAGCCGCCGCAGGACCAGGGTCCGGTCGTCGCGGCCGTCCTGGACGACACGGTGGGCAATCTGGTGCAACTGGCTCAGCCGAAGGAGTGA
- a CDS encoding TIGR03085 family metal-binding protein, whose translation MSTFAKRERLLLADLLETAGPDAPTLCEGWQTRDLAAHVVVRERRPDAAGGILIKQLASRLDKVMEEFAAKPYEELIQLIRTGPPRFSPFQVKQLDEASNTIEFYVHTEDVRRAEPDWTPRELDPVFQDALWSRLERTARLMGRGTPTGLVLRRPDGRTAVANRGTPVVTATGEPSELLLFLHGRQSAADVELDGEKDAIARLHAAKQLGI comes from the coding sequence ATGTCGACTTTCGCCAAGCGTGAACGGCTCCTGCTCGCCGACCTCTTGGAGACGGCGGGTCCCGACGCTCCGACCCTCTGCGAGGGCTGGCAGACCCGCGACCTGGCCGCGCACGTGGTCGTGCGCGAGCGCCGTCCTGACGCCGCCGGGGGCATCCTGATCAAGCAGCTCGCGTCCCGTCTGGACAAGGTGATGGAGGAGTTCGCCGCCAAGCCGTACGAGGAGCTGATCCAGCTGATCCGCACGGGTCCGCCGCGCTTCTCCCCCTTCCAGGTCAAGCAGCTCGACGAGGCGTCCAACACGATCGAGTTCTACGTCCACACCGAGGACGTCCGCCGCGCCGAGCCGGACTGGACGCCGCGCGAGCTCGACCCGGTCTTCCAGGACGCCCTGTGGTCCCGCCTGGAGCGCACCGCGCGGCTGATGGGCCGCGGCACCCCGACCGGTCTGGTGCTGCGGCGCCCGGACGGCCGTACGGCGGTCGCCAACCGGGGCACGCCGGTCGTGACGGCCACCGGTGAGCCGTCGGAGCTGCTGCTGTTCCTGCACGGCCGCCAGAGCGCCGCCGACGTGGAGCTGGACGGCGAGAAGGACGCGATCGCCAGGCTGCACGCCGCCAAGCAGCTCGGAATCTGA
- the hisI gene encoding phosphoribosyl-AMP cyclohydrolase — MTSTPSARRQTPTPRSGASPHGSASPAGRLDPEIAARLKRSADGLVPAIAQQYDTGEVLMLGWMDDEALHRTLTTGRCTYWSRSRREYWVKGDTSGHFQWVRSVALDCDADTLLVKVDQVGAACHTGARTCFDADVLAVVPAPDADSGVPATDQ, encoded by the coding sequence ATGACCAGCACGCCGTCCGCCCGCCGCCAGACCCCCACTCCCCGGTCAGGCGCTTCGCCCCACGGTTCCGCCTCCCCCGCCGGCCGCCTCGACCCCGAGATCGCCGCGCGCCTCAAGCGCAGCGCCGACGGCCTGGTCCCCGCCATCGCCCAGCAGTACGACACCGGTGAGGTGCTCATGCTCGGCTGGATGGACGACGAGGCGCTGCACCGCACCCTCACCACCGGCCGCTGCACCTACTGGTCGCGCAGCCGCCGCGAGTACTGGGTCAAGGGCGACACCTCCGGCCACTTCCAGTGGGTCAGGTCCGTCGCCCTCGACTGCGACGCCGACACCCTGCTCGTCAAGGTCGACCAGGTGGGCGCCGCCTGCCACACCGGCGCGCGCACCTGCTTCGACGCCGACGTGCTGGCCGTCGTACCGGCCCCGGACGCCGATTCCGGCGTACCCGCCACGGATCAGTAA
- a CDS encoding anthranilate synthase component I yields the protein MDLETFRKLATDRRVIPVTRKLLADGDTPVALYRKLAAERTGTFLLESAENGRTAFQWSRYSFVGVRSAATLTALDGRAHWLGTPPVGVPVDGDPLAALRATVETLHTPHEDGLPPFTGGMVGYLGYDIVRRLEKIGPGERDDLKLPELTMLLTSDLAVMDHWEGSVLLIANAINHNDLDTGVDEAYADATARLDAMEADLSRPVAQPPAVLPPSELPEYSALWGGPDFREAVEDIKERIRAGEAFQVVPSQRFETACTASALDVYRVLRATNPSPYMYLFRLDGFDVVGSSPEALVKVEDGHAMVHPIAGTRHRGATPQEDQALADELLADPKERAEHLMLVDLGRNDLGRVCEPGSVEVVDFMSVERYSHVMHIVSTVTGKVAAGRTAFDVLTACFPAGTLSGAPKPRAMQIIDELEPSRRGLYGGCVGYLDFAGDSDTAIAIRTALLRDGTAYVQAGAGIVADSDPVAEDQECRNKAAAVLRAVHTANRLAEHGVSGRPAGVPVHK from the coding sequence ATGGACCTCGAGACGTTCCGCAAGCTGGCCACCGACCGCCGCGTCATTCCGGTCACCCGCAAGCTCCTCGCCGACGGCGACACCCCGGTCGCGCTGTACCGCAAGCTCGCCGCCGAGCGCACCGGCACCTTCCTGCTGGAGTCCGCGGAGAACGGCCGCACGGCATTTCAATGGTCCCGGTACTCCTTCGTGGGCGTCCGCTCCGCCGCCACCCTCACCGCGCTCGACGGCCGGGCCCACTGGCTCGGCACCCCGCCCGTCGGCGTCCCGGTCGACGGCGATCCGCTCGCCGCCCTGCGCGCCACCGTCGAGACCCTCCACACCCCCCACGAGGACGGTCTGCCGCCCTTCACCGGCGGCATGGTCGGCTACCTGGGCTACGACATCGTCCGCCGTCTGGAGAAGATCGGCCCCGGCGAGCGCGACGACCTGAAGCTGCCCGAGCTGACCATGCTCCTGACCAGCGACCTGGCCGTCATGGACCACTGGGAGGGTTCGGTCCTGCTGATCGCCAACGCGATCAACCACAACGACCTCGACACGGGCGTCGACGAGGCCTACGCGGACGCGACGGCCCGGCTGGACGCCATGGAGGCCGACCTCTCCCGCCCGGTCGCCCAGCCCCCGGCCGTCCTGCCGCCCTCCGAACTCCCCGAGTACAGCGCCCTGTGGGGCGGCCCGGACTTCCGGGAGGCCGTCGAGGACATCAAGGAGCGCATCCGGGCCGGCGAGGCCTTCCAGGTCGTCCCCTCGCAGCGCTTCGAGACGGCGTGCACGGCGAGCGCGCTGGACGTGTACCGGGTGCTGCGCGCGACGAACCCGTCCCCGTACATGTACCTCTTCCGCCTCGACGGCTTCGACGTCGTCGGCTCCTCCCCGGAAGCCCTGGTCAAGGTCGAGGACGGCCACGCGATGGTCCACCCCATCGCCGGCACCCGGCACCGCGGGGCCACCCCGCAGGAGGACCAGGCCCTCGCCGACGAACTGCTCGCCGACCCCAAGGAGCGCGCCGAGCACCTCATGCTCGTCGACCTCGGCCGCAACGACCTCGGCCGGGTCTGCGAACCGGGCTCGGTCGAGGTCGTCGACTTCATGTCCGTCGAGCGGTACTCGCACGTGATGCACATCGTCTCGACCGTCACCGGGAAGGTCGCGGCCGGCCGCACCGCCTTCGACGTCCTCACCGCCTGCTTCCCGGCCGGCACCCTCTCCGGCGCCCCCAAGCCGCGCGCCATGCAGATCATCGACGAACTGGAGCCGTCCCGCCGCGGTCTGTACGGCGGCTGCGTGGGCTACCTGGACTTCGCGGGCGACTCCGACACCGCCATCGCCATCCGTACGGCCCTCCTGCGCGACGGCACCGCCTACGTCCAGGCCGGCGCGGGCATCGTCGCCGACTCCGACCCGGTCGCCGAGGACCAGGAGTGCCGCAACAAGGCGGCGGCGGTCCTGCGCGCGGTGCACACCGCCAACCGACTGGCCGAGCACGGCGTTTCCGGACGGCCGGCCGGCGTGCCCGTCCACAAGTAG
- a CDS encoding TIGR02234 family membrane protein produces MEYVTAVPHPRSEAAPAGSGRRSLALALLFGALGSAVTLLSTRQRWSEGTATVAGGAFPLTARGSDVTGVPAALAIAALAALVAVFAVRKAGRFAVSALLALSGAGILTAALLGASDGSALDEQAARASGDTSATVASFSHTAWPYAAAAGGALILLAGLLALRYGRLWPAMSGRYERDGTPRPRRAARPVDPDRPEDMWKALDRGEDPTGAGPA; encoded by the coding sequence GTGGAGTACGTGACTGCCGTACCGCACCCTCGATCCGAAGCCGCCCCCGCCGGGTCCGGCCGCCGGAGCCTCGCGCTCGCCCTGCTGTTCGGCGCGCTGGGCTCGGCCGTGACCCTGCTGTCCACCCGGCAGCGCTGGTCGGAGGGCACGGCCACGGTGGCCGGCGGCGCCTTCCCGCTCACCGCCAGGGGCAGCGACGTCACGGGCGTGCCCGCGGCGCTCGCCATAGCGGCCCTCGCCGCGCTCGTCGCCGTGTTCGCCGTCCGCAAGGCCGGCCGCTTCGCGGTCTCCGCCCTCCTCGCGCTCTCCGGCGCCGGCATCCTGACCGCCGCCCTGCTCGGCGCCTCCGACGGCTCAGCGCTCGACGAGCAGGCCGCGCGCGCCTCCGGCGACACCTCGGCGACCGTCGCCTCGTTCAGCCACACCGCCTGGCCCTACGCCGCGGCCGCGGGAGGCGCCCTGATCCTCCTGGCCGGCCTGCTCGCCCTGCGCTACGGCCGCCTGTGGCCCGCCATGTCCGGCCGCTACGAACGCGACGGCACCCCGCGGCCCCGGCGCGCGGCCAGGCCCGTCGACCCGGACCGGCCCGAGGACATGTGGAAGGCCCTCGACCGGGGCGAGGACCCGACCGGCGCGGGTCCGGCCTGA
- a CDS encoding HGxxPAAW family protein has protein sequence MAGSSHGHTPAAWTGVTIAFIGFAVAGAFMVMAEPIGFWAGMAIVALGGVVGGIMRAMGLGMPREAHPVHQVTAAREPAGAEG, from the coding sequence ATGGCGGGCAGCAGCCACGGACACACCCCGGCCGCCTGGACCGGTGTCACCATCGCCTTCATCGGTTTCGCCGTCGCGGGCGCGTTCATGGTGATGGCCGAGCCGATCGGCTTCTGGGCCGGCATGGCGATCGTGGCGCTCGGCGGTGTCGTCGGAGGCATCATGCGCGCGATGGGCCTCGGCATGCCGCGGGAGGCCCACCCCGTGCACCAGGTCACGGCCGCTCGCGAGCCGGCGGGCGCCGAGGGCTGA
- a CDS encoding DUF2752 domain-containing protein — MRGVNADSRRVTPPAPRTSPDTVRGRLAVPAGILAAVAGAFAYVGTVDPNEPGHYPVCPLLRVTGLYCPGCGGLRSAHAFVHGDLAAALHDNAMAVVGFLGFAVVWTVWVVRAARGRPARMELTPVRLWTLGAFLLVFTVVRNLPFGGWLHP; from the coding sequence ATGCGAGGCGTGAACGCCGACAGCCGACGGGTGACGCCCCCGGCCCCCCGCACCAGCCCGGACACCGTGCGCGGACGGCTCGCGGTGCCCGCCGGGATCCTCGCGGCCGTCGCCGGGGCCTTCGCGTACGTCGGGACCGTCGACCCCAACGAGCCCGGCCACTACCCGGTCTGCCCCCTGCTGCGCGTCACGGGCCTGTACTGCCCGGGCTGCGGCGGCCTGCGCAGCGCGCACGCCTTCGTGCACGGGGACCTCGCCGCCGCCCTGCACGACAACGCGATGGCCGTCGTCGGCTTCCTGGGCTTCGCGGTGGTGTGGACCGTCTGGGTGGTCCGCGCGGCCCGCGGACGCCCCGCGCGCATGGAACTCACCCCGGTGCGACTGTGGACCCTGGGCGCGTTCCTGCTGGTCTTCACGGTTGTCCGGAACCTGCCGTTCGGTGGCTGGCTGCATCCTTGA
- the trpC gene encoding indole-3-glycerol phosphate synthase TrpC: MSVLDEIIDGVRADLAERQARVSLDELKERAAKASAPKDGVAALRGDGVKVICEVKRSSPSKGALAAIADPAGLAADYEAGGAAVISVLTEERRFGGSLADLEAVRARVDIPVLRKDFIVTSYQLWEARAYGADLALLIVAALEQSALESLIERAVSIGLTPLVEVHDEDEVERAVDAGAKVIGVNARNLKTLEVDRGTFDRVAPEIPAHVVKVAESGVRGPHDLIAYANAGADAVLVGESLVTGRDPKTAVADLVAAGEHPALRHGRG, translated from the coding sequence GTGAGTGTGCTCGACGAGATCATCGACGGAGTCCGTGCCGACCTCGCGGAGCGGCAGGCGCGCGTCAGCCTCGACGAGCTCAAGGAGCGCGCGGCGAAGGCCTCCGCCCCCAAGGACGGGGTGGCCGCGCTCCGGGGCGACGGCGTCAAGGTCATCTGCGAGGTCAAGCGCTCCAGCCCCTCCAAGGGCGCGCTGGCCGCGATCGCCGACCCGGCCGGACTGGCCGCGGACTACGAGGCGGGCGGTGCGGCCGTCATCTCCGTCCTCACCGAGGAGCGCCGCTTCGGCGGCTCCCTCGCCGACCTCGAAGCGGTCCGCGCCCGGGTGGACATCCCCGTGCTGCGCAAGGACTTCATCGTCACCTCGTACCAGCTGTGGGAGGCCCGCGCGTACGGCGCCGACCTCGCGCTGCTGATCGTGGCCGCCCTCGAGCAGTCGGCCCTGGAGTCGCTGATCGAGCGTGCCGTCTCCATCGGCCTCACCCCGCTCGTCGAGGTCCACGACGAGGACGAGGTGGAGCGCGCCGTCGACGCGGGCGCCAAGGTCATCGGCGTCAACGCGCGCAACCTGAAGACCCTCGAGGTGGACCGGGGGACCTTCGACCGGGTCGCCCCCGAGATCCCCGCCCATGTCGTCAAGGTCGCCGAGTCCGGCGTCCGGGGCCCGCACGACCTGATCGCGTACGCCAACGCCGGCGCCGACGCGGTCCTGGTCGGAGAGTCCCTGGTCACGGGCCGCGACCCGAAGACGGCGGTGGCCGACCTGGTGGCGGCGGGCGAGCACCCCGCACTGCGCCACGGCCGGGGCTGA
- the trpM gene encoding tryptophan biosynthesis modulator TrpM, which produces MTPTTPGTITDRYARLARGCRPRGCRAPARRVHGRRVRYVIGDEPGQVNGMRWQRRPARGAGLGRPCGFAA; this is translated from the coding sequence ATGACTCCGACGACGCCCGGGACGATCACGGACCGGTACGCCCGCCTGGCGCGCGGCTGCCGCCCGCGGGGCTGCCGCGCGCCCGCCCGCAGGGTGCACGGCCGCCGGGTCCGGTACGTCATCGGCGACGAGCCGGGCCAGGTGAACGGCATGCGATGGCAGCGGCGCCCCGCCAGGGGCGCGGGGCTCGGTCGGCCATGCGGCTTCGCCGCGTGA
- the trpB gene encoding tryptophan synthase subunit beta, translated as MPSEFFIPDPEGLVPSAEGYFGAFGGKFIPEALVAAVDEVAVEYDKAKHDPEFARELDDLLVHYTGRPSSLTEVPRFAEHAGGARVFLKREDLNHTGSHKINNVLGQALLTRRMGKTRVIAETGAGQHGVATATACALFGLECTIYMGEIDTQRQALNVARMRMLGAEVVAVKSGSRTLKDAINEAFRDWVANVDRTHYLFGTVAGPHPFPAMVRDFHRVIGVEARRQILERAGRLPDAAVACVGGGSNAIGLFHAFIPDAGVRLVGCEPAGHGIETGEHAATLTAGEPGILHGSRSYVLQDDEGQITEPYSISAGLDYPGIGPEHSYLKDTGRGEYRAVTDDAAMQALRLLSRTEGIIPAIESAHALAGALELGKELGKDGLIVVNLSGRGDKDMDTAARYFGLYDTDGEVAANAADTAEIEGDAK; from the coding sequence ATGCCCAGCGAGTTCTTCATTCCCGACCCCGAGGGTCTGGTCCCCAGCGCCGAAGGCTACTTCGGCGCGTTCGGCGGCAAGTTCATCCCGGAGGCCCTCGTCGCCGCCGTGGACGAGGTCGCCGTCGAGTACGACAAGGCCAAGCACGACCCGGAGTTCGCCCGCGAACTCGACGACCTGCTCGTGCACTACACCGGCCGCCCCAGCTCCCTCACCGAGGTGCCCCGGTTCGCCGAACACGCCGGCGGCGCCCGGGTCTTCCTCAAGCGCGAGGACCTGAACCACACCGGCTCCCACAAGATCAACAACGTGCTCGGTCAGGCGCTGCTCACCAGGCGGATGGGCAAGACGCGCGTGATCGCCGAGACCGGCGCCGGACAGCACGGCGTGGCGACGGCCACCGCCTGCGCCCTCTTCGGGCTCGAGTGCACCATCTACATGGGCGAGATCGACACCCAGCGGCAGGCCCTCAACGTGGCCCGCATGCGCATGCTGGGCGCCGAGGTCGTCGCCGTGAAGTCCGGCAGCCGCACCCTGAAGGACGCCATCAACGAGGCGTTCCGCGACTGGGTCGCCAACGTCGACCGCACGCACTACCTCTTCGGCACGGTCGCGGGGCCCCACCCCTTCCCGGCCATGGTCCGTGACTTCCACCGGGTCATCGGCGTCGAGGCCCGCCGCCAGATCCTGGAGCGCGCCGGACGCCTGCCCGACGCGGCCGTCGCCTGCGTCGGCGGCGGCTCCAACGCCATCGGCCTCTTCCACGCCTTCATCCCGGACGCCGGCGTCCGGCTCGTCGGCTGCGAACCGGCCGGTCACGGCATCGAGACAGGCGAGCACGCGGCGACCCTGACCGCGGGCGAGCCCGGCATCCTGCACGGCTCACGCTCTTACGTCCTCCAGGACGACGAGGGTCAGATCACCGAGCCGTACTCCATCTCCGCGGGTCTGGACTACCCGGGCATCGGCCCCGAGCACTCCTACCTCAAGGACACCGGCCGCGGCGAGTACCGCGCGGTCACCGACGACGCGGCGATGCAGGCGCTGCGTCTGCTGTCGCGCACCGAGGGCATCATCCCCGCCATCGAGAGCGCGCACGCGCTGGCCGGAGCCCTGGAGCTCGGCAAGGAACTCGGCAAGGACGGGCTGATCGTCGTCAACCTGTCGGGTCGCGGCGACAAGGACATGGACACGGCCGCCCGCTACTTCGGCCTGTACGACACCGACGGCGAGGTCGCCGCCAACGCGGCGGACACCGCCGAGATCGAGGGGGACGCCAAGTGA
- the trpA gene encoding tryptophan synthase subunit alpha: protein MSGAAFTGGNSRLLSDTLAAAKAQDRAALIAYLPAGFPTVDGGIEAIKAVFDGGADVVEVGLPHSDPVLDGPVIQTADDIALRGGVRIADVMRTVREAFEATGKPVLVMTYWNPIDRYGVERFTAELAEAGGAGCILPDLPVQESALWREHAHKHGLATVFVVAPSSQDARLAQITEAGSGFVYAASLMGVTGTRESVGTQAQDLVERTRATGTGLPVCVGLGVSDAAQAAEVAAFADGVIVGSAFVKRMLDAPDDAAGVEAVRALAGELARGVRRQA from the coding sequence GTGAGCGGGGCCGCATTCACCGGTGGGAACAGCAGGCTGCTGTCGGACACCCTTGCCGCCGCCAAGGCGCAGGACCGCGCCGCTCTCATCGCTTACCTCCCGGCCGGTTTCCCGACCGTGGACGGCGGCATCGAGGCGATCAAGGCCGTCTTCGACGGCGGCGCGGATGTCGTCGAGGTCGGTCTGCCGCACAGCGACCCCGTTCTCGACGGCCCGGTCATCCAGACCGCCGACGACATCGCCCTGCGCGGCGGGGTGCGGATCGCGGACGTCATGCGGACGGTCCGGGAGGCCTTCGAGGCCACCGGGAAGCCGGTCCTCGTCATGACGTACTGGAACCCGATCGACCGCTACGGCGTCGAGCGCTTCACCGCCGAACTGGCCGAGGCGGGCGGAGCGGGCTGCATCCTGCCCGACCTGCCGGTCCAGGAGTCGGCGCTGTGGAGGGAACACGCGCACAAGCACGGTCTCGCGACGGTCTTCGTCGTGGCGCCGAGCAGCCAGGACGCGCGGCTCGCGCAGATCACCGAGGCGGGCAGCGGCTTCGTCTACGCCGCCTCGCTGATGGGCGTGACCGGCACCCGTGAGTCGGTGGGCACCCAGGCCCAGGACCTGGTCGAGCGGACCAGGGCCACCGGCACCGGTCTGCCCGTCTGCGTCGGCCTCGGCGTCTCCGACGCGGCCCAGGCCGCGGAGGTGGCCGCCTTCGCCGACGGCGTGATCGTCGGCTCGGCCTTCGTCAAGCGGATGCTGGACGCGCCCGACGACGCGGCCGGCGTCGAGGCGGTGCGCGCACTCGCGGGTGAGCTGGCGAGGGGCGTACGCCGACAGGCGTAG
- a CDS encoding DsbA family protein codes for MSEKNRAGKRTARERLAVEREKQKAVERRRRTLIVASSVLCVLGLAAVIGVVAANSGKDDSSDKAGPVVAPSGAQGQDALAIPVGKDGATSTLTVWEDFRCPACKAFETAYRPTIHELTDAGKLRVEYHLATLIDGNMGGSGSRNAANAAACAQDAGKFPAYHDVLYENQPEETDDAFAENGKLLGLAAKVDGLDTPAFRTCVEDGTHNSWVAKSNQAFQNGHFGGTPTVLFNGKNIYADQSMTPAKLKKMVEEADKG; via the coding sequence GTGAGCGAGAAGAATCGTGCGGGAAAGCGCACCGCCAGGGAGCGGCTGGCGGTCGAGCGAGAGAAACAGAAGGCCGTGGAGCGGCGTCGGCGGACGCTGATCGTCGCCTCCAGCGTCCTCTGCGTCCTGGGCCTGGCGGCGGTGATCGGAGTGGTCGCCGCGAACTCCGGAAAGGACGACAGCAGCGACAAGGCGGGCCCGGTCGTGGCGCCCTCGGGGGCCCAGGGCCAGGACGCGCTCGCGATCCCCGTCGGCAAGGACGGCGCCACGTCCACGCTCACGGTGTGGGAGGACTTCCGCTGCCCGGCCTGCAAGGCCTTCGAGACGGCGTACCGCCCCACGATCCACGAACTGACGGACGCCGGGAAGCTCAGGGTCGAGTACCACCTGGCGACCCTCATCGACGGCAACATGGGCGGCAGCGGCTCCCGTAACGCGGCCAACGCGGCGGCCTGCGCGCAGGACGCCGGGAAGTTCCCCGCCTACCACGACGTGCTGTACGAGAACCAGCCGGAGGAGACGGACGACGCCTTCGCCGAGAACGGCAAGCTCCTCGGGCTCGCTGCCAAGGTGGACGGCCTCGACACGCCCGCGTTCCGTACCTGTGTAGAGGACGGCACCCACAACAGCTGGGTCGCGAAGTCCAACCAGGCCTTCCAGAACGGCCATTTCGGCGGTACTCCCACCGTGCTCTTCAACGGCAAGAACATCTACGCGGACCAGTCGATGACGCCGGCGAAGCTGAAGAAGATGGTGGAGGAGGCCGACAAGGGGTGA